The following are encoded together in the Trachemys scripta elegans isolate TJP31775 chromosome 7, CAS_Tse_1.0, whole genome shotgun sequence genome:
- the LOC117880322 gene encoding probable protein BRICK1, with the protein MSLQEDPVQREIHQDWANREYIEVITSSIKKIADFLNSFDMSCRSRLATLNEKLTALERRIEYIEARVTKGETLT; encoded by the exons ATGTCGCTGCAAGAGGACCCGGTGCAGCGCGAGATCCACCAGGACTGGGCCAACCGCGAGTACATCGAAGTGATCACCAGCTCCATCAAGAAAATTGCGGACTTCCTCAACTCCTTTG ACATGTCCTGCCGCTCCCGGCTCGCCACCCTTAACGAGAAGCTGACCGCGCTGGAGCGACGGATCGAGTACATCGAGGCCAGG GTAACAAAGGGCGAAACTCTGACCTAA